Proteins co-encoded in one Actinomadura luteofluorescens genomic window:
- a CDS encoding helix-turn-helix domain-containing protein: MDRETLGQRIRALRIRQGVSQAQLAFPELSDSYISLIESDKRVPAPSVVDLLAAKLNCSATYLVSGVSEDVVDELRVTLDYAEIALSNGAAAEARARFAEVLASADAVALPEMLHQARWGHALALEAAGELEEAISELTALTEQASAEADLDHWAKVHVALSRCLRERGDLSAGVEAAETALRHLVATGADSTDAAVDLGAALLSAFIERGDLVRARQLAAQLVERAERIGSPRARMVAYWEAAYVAEIRGEYDEGVALAERALMLAGDGEDPRNLNRLRVIYAGLLLRAKPDQAARARELLARVRGEISASSSGEIDVAWCLTELARAETALGRPTEAVALAEEALDLLGDAPRRATAGALTVLGEASVRLGRHDRAVEVLTRAATCLEEMESSREAAQAWFDLAEVLAGTGTSDGPRMAAYRRALTCVGV; this comes from the coding sequence ATGGATCGCGAGACACTGGGGCAGCGCATTCGCGCCCTGCGGATCCGGCAGGGCGTGAGTCAGGCGCAGCTCGCCTTCCCCGAGCTGTCCGACAGCTACATCTCGCTGATCGAGAGCGACAAGCGGGTACCGGCGCCGAGCGTCGTCGACCTTCTGGCGGCGAAGCTGAACTGCTCGGCGACCTACCTCGTCAGCGGCGTCAGCGAGGACGTCGTGGACGAGCTGCGCGTCACCCTCGACTATGCCGAGATCGCGCTCAGCAACGGCGCGGCGGCCGAGGCGCGGGCCCGGTTCGCCGAGGTGCTCGCGAGCGCCGACGCGGTCGCGCTGCCCGAGATGCTGCACCAGGCCCGCTGGGGCCACGCGCTCGCGCTGGAGGCCGCGGGCGAGCTGGAGGAGGCGATCTCCGAGCTGACCGCGCTGACCGAGCAGGCGTCCGCCGAGGCCGACCTCGACCACTGGGCCAAGGTGCACGTCGCGCTGAGCCGCTGCCTGCGCGAGCGCGGCGACCTCAGCGCGGGCGTGGAGGCGGCCGAGACCGCGCTGCGGCACCTCGTCGCCACCGGCGCCGACTCCACCGACGCCGCCGTGGACCTCGGCGCCGCGCTGCTGTCGGCGTTCATCGAGCGCGGCGACCTCGTCCGGGCCCGCCAGCTCGCCGCCCAGCTGGTCGAGCGGGCCGAGCGGATCGGCAGCCCCCGCGCCCGCATGGTCGCCTACTGGGAGGCAGCCTACGTCGCGGAGATCCGCGGCGAGTACGACGAGGGCGTCGCGCTCGCCGAGCGGGCCCTGATGCTGGCCGGCGACGGCGAGGACCCCCGCAACCTCAACCGGCTCCGCGTCATCTACGCGGGCCTGCTGCTGCGGGCCAAGCCCGACCAGGCCGCCCGCGCCCGGGAGTTGCTCGCCCGCGTGCGCGGCGAGATCAGCGCCAGCTCCTCCGGCGAGATCGACGTGGCCTGGTGCCTGACCGAGCTGGCCCGCGCCGAGACCGCGCTCGGCCGTCCCACCGAGGCGGTGGCGCTCGCCGAGGAGGCCCTCGACCTGCTGGGGGACGCCCCGCGCCGCGCCACCGCCGGAGCGCTGACCGTGCTCGGCGAGGCGTCGGTGCGGCTCGGCCGGCACGACCGCGCGGTCGAGGTGCTGACCCGGGCCGCGACCTGCCTGGAGGAGATGGAGTCCTCCCGGGAGGCCGCCCAGGCCTGGTTCGACCTCGCCGAGGTGCTGGCCGGGACGGGAACCTCCGACGGGCCTCGCATGGCCGCCTACCGCCGCGCCCTGACCTGCGTCGGGGTCTGA
- a CDS encoding NCS2 family permease: MSKTQAGPADDSPPASGGGPLERLFELTARGTTVPRELRGGVTTFFAMAYIILLNPLILGGAKDVNDATLSIPQLTTMTALSAAVTTVIMGLVGNAPLALAAGLGINAVVAFQAAPVMTWPEAMGLVVIEGVVIVLLAVTGVRERIMNSIPLALKHAIAVGIGAFIALVGLYDAGFVTSSATSPPLSLGTGGRLETWPALVFAATLVLMIVLYVRRVPGAILISIVAGTVGAVVIQENASVKQGGWGVVTPNMPEKLFAAPDFGLFGEISLFGGFARAGVITALVVLFTLVLSGFFDAMGTILGISDEAGLVSEKGEVPRLGRILSVDGLSAAFGGLTSSSANTVFVESAAGVGEGARTGLANIATGALFAVTLFLTPLAATVPAQAAAPALVVVGALMMTQVAKVDWNDLEITIPAFLTIVLMPFTFSITTGLGMGIVGYVVIKATRGKVREISPALWIVAALFVVFFAIHPIEEWLGVV; this comes from the coding sequence ATGTCCAAGACCCAGGCCGGACCGGCCGACGATTCCCCGCCGGCGAGCGGGGGCGGGCCGCTGGAGCGGCTGTTCGAACTCACCGCGCGCGGCACCACCGTCCCGCGCGAGCTGCGCGGCGGCGTGACCACGTTCTTCGCGATGGCCTACATCATCCTGCTGAACCCGCTCATCCTCGGCGGGGCGAAGGACGTCAACGACGCGACCCTGTCGATCCCGCAGCTGACCACGATGACGGCGCTGTCCGCGGCGGTCACCACCGTGATCATGGGGCTGGTCGGGAACGCGCCGCTGGCGCTCGCCGCGGGCCTCGGCATCAACGCGGTCGTGGCCTTCCAGGCGGCGCCGGTGATGACCTGGCCGGAGGCGATGGGCCTCGTGGTGATCGAGGGCGTGGTCATCGTGCTGCTGGCGGTCACCGGCGTGCGCGAGCGGATCATGAACTCGATCCCGCTGGCGCTCAAGCACGCGATCGCGGTCGGGATCGGCGCGTTCATCGCGCTGGTCGGCCTCTACGACGCCGGGTTCGTCACCTCCAGCGCCACGAGCCCGCCGCTGTCGCTCGGCACCGGCGGCCGGCTGGAGACGTGGCCGGCGCTGGTGTTCGCGGCGACCCTGGTGCTGATGATCGTCCTGTACGTGCGGCGGGTGCCCGGCGCGATCCTGATCAGCATCGTCGCCGGGACGGTCGGGGCCGTGGTCATCCAGGAGAACGCCTCCGTCAAGCAGGGCGGCTGGGGCGTGGTCACCCCGAACATGCCGGAGAAGCTGTTCGCCGCCCCCGACTTCGGGCTGTTCGGGGAGATCTCGCTGTTCGGCGGGTTCGCCCGCGCCGGGGTCATCACCGCGCTGGTCGTGCTGTTCACGCTGGTGCTGTCGGGGTTCTTCGACGCGATGGGGACGATCCTCGGCATCAGCGACGAGGCGGGACTGGTGAGCGAGAAGGGCGAGGTGCCCCGGCTCGGCCGGATCCTGTCGGTGGACGGGCTGTCCGCCGCGTTCGGCGGCCTCACCAGCTCGTCGGCGAACACGGTGTTCGTCGAGTCGGCGGCGGGCGTCGGCGAGGGCGCCCGGACGGGCCTGGCCAACATCGCCACGGGCGCGCTGTTCGCGGTGACGCTGTTCCTCACCCCGCTGGCGGCGACCGTCCCCGCGCAGGCCGCGGCGCCCGCGCTGGTCGTGGTCGGCGCGCTGATGATGACGCAGGTCGCCAAGGTCGACTGGAACGATCTGGAGATCACGATCCCGGCGTTCCTCACCATCGTGCTGATGCCCTTCACCTTCTCGATCACCACCGGCCTGGGCATGGGCATCGTCGGCTACGTGGTCATCAAGGCCACCCGCGGGAAGGTGCGCGAGATCTCCCCCGCCCTCTGGATCGTGGCCGCCCTGTTCGTGGTCTTCTTCGCCATCCACCCCATCGAGGAGTGGCTCGGCGTCGTGTGA
- a CDS encoding glycerate kinase, producing the protein MSADSPSHPSPPGHVLLAPDRFPGALTAARAARHLAAGLRRARPGVALVELPVADGGDGTVEAAVAAGWRRVEIEVCGPTGRPVTARLALNGDSAVVELAEASGLRRLPGGRPRPLTASSVGTGQLLAHAVRLGARRIVLGLGGGACTDGGAGLVQGLGGRLLDALGKDLPPGGAALRSLHALDLRGLPDMSGIEVVVAGDPAGPLLGRTGAAAVDGPRRGANRDEVRLLDAGLRRWADLAEAAARKAARDLPGAGTAGGVGFAALTFLGATIEPGPALMLDLLGFAAKARGARLVVTGEGVLDTRSLRGTAPVHVARAAARAGAPVVAVAGRRSLTGEQLRKARIQAAYALADIEPDDERRVRRAGPLLEQLTVAIADEWLPRGAP; encoded by the coding sequence GTGTCCGCGGACTCTCCCTCCCACCCGTCCCCGCCAGGCCACGTCCTGCTGGCGCCTGACAGGTTCCCGGGAGCGCTGACCGCGGCGCGGGCGGCGCGGCACCTCGCCGCCGGGCTGCGCCGCGCGCGCCCCGGGGTCGCGCTGGTGGAGCTGCCCGTGGCCGACGGCGGCGACGGCACCGTCGAGGCCGCGGTGGCGGCCGGTTGGCGGCGCGTCGAGATCGAGGTGTGCGGGCCGACCGGCCGCCCGGTGACGGCGCGGCTGGCGCTGAACGGCGACAGCGCCGTGGTCGAGCTGGCGGAGGCGTCCGGGCTGCGGCGGCTGCCCGGCGGCAGGCCGCGCCCGCTCACCGCCTCCAGCGTCGGGACGGGGCAGCTGCTCGCGCACGCCGTCCGGCTCGGCGCGCGGCGGATCGTCCTCGGGCTGGGCGGCGGCGCGTGCACCGACGGCGGCGCGGGCCTCGTCCAGGGGCTCGGCGGGCGGCTGCTGGACGCGCTCGGCAAGGACCTGCCGCCGGGCGGCGCGGCGCTGCGCTCGCTGCACGCCCTCGACCTGCGCGGCCTGCCCGACATGTCGGGCATCGAGGTGGTGGTGGCGGGCGACCCCGCCGGGCCGCTGCTCGGCCGCACCGGCGCCGCCGCGGTGGACGGCCCGCGCCGCGGCGCGAACCGCGACGAGGTGCGGCTGCTGGACGCGGGCCTGCGCCGCTGGGCCGACCTGGCGGAGGCGGCGGCCCGCAAGGCCGCCCGCGACCTGCCCGGCGCGGGGACGGCGGGCGGCGTCGGGTTCGCCGCGCTCACCTTCCTCGGCGCGACGATCGAGCCCGGCCCGGCCCTGATGCTCGATCTGCTGGGCTTCGCCGCGAAGGCCCGCGGCGCGCGGCTGGTCGTCACCGGGGAGGGCGTCCTGGACACCCGCTCGCTGCGCGGCACCGCGCCGGTGCACGTCGCCCGCGCCGCCGCCCGCGCGGGCGCGCCGGTCGTCGCGGTGGCCGGCCGCCGGAGCCTCACCGGCGAGCAGCTGCGCAAGGCGCGGATCCAGGCGGCGTACGCGCTGGCCGACATCGAGCCGGACGACGAGCGCCGCGTCCGCCGCGCGGGCCCGCTGCTGGAGCAGCTGACCGTCGCGATCGCCGACGAGTGGCTCCCCCGGGGCGCCCCGTAG
- the ald gene encoding alanine dehydrogenase, which produces MKIGVPREVKNHEYRVAITPAGAHELTRHGHEVFVERGAGTGSAIPDDDFAAAGAKILDGPDEVWAEGELILKVKEPVAPEYHRMRAGQILFTYLHLAASRECTDALLAAGVTAIAYETVQLPDRSLPLLAPMSEVAGRLAPQVGAYNLMSFTGGRGVLPGGVPGVAPAKVVVIGGGVSGLNAAQIAVGMGADVTVLDVDVDRLREIDAVYQGRLRTLVSSAYTIEQQARAADLVIGAVLIPGARAPKLISNELVARMKTGSVLVDIAIDQGGCFEDSRPTTHADPTYRVHGSTFYCVANMPGSVPNTSTYALTGVTLPYAVQIADRGWRQALHANAALARGLNVHDGMLVYDHVAEAHGLPHTPLTSILD; this is translated from the coding sequence GTGAAGATCGGTGTCCCACGAGAGGTCAAGAACCACGAGTACCGGGTGGCGATCACCCCGGCGGGGGCGCACGAGCTCACCCGGCACGGCCACGAGGTGTTCGTGGAGCGGGGCGCCGGGACCGGCTCGGCGATCCCCGACGACGACTTCGCCGCCGCGGGCGCCAAGATCCTCGACGGGCCGGACGAGGTCTGGGCCGAGGGCGAGCTGATCCTCAAGGTGAAGGAGCCGGTCGCGCCCGAGTACCACCGGATGCGCGCGGGCCAGATCCTGTTCACCTACCTGCACCTGGCCGCGTCCCGCGAGTGCACCGACGCGCTCCTGGCGGCCGGCGTCACGGCGATCGCCTACGAGACCGTCCAGCTCCCGGACCGCTCCCTGCCGCTGCTCGCCCCCATGTCCGAGGTCGCCGGACGGCTCGCCCCGCAGGTCGGCGCCTACAACCTGATGTCGTTCACCGGGGGCCGCGGCGTCCTGCCGGGCGGCGTGCCCGGCGTCGCGCCCGCCAAGGTGGTCGTCATCGGCGGCGGCGTGTCCGGCCTCAACGCCGCGCAGATCGCCGTCGGCATGGGCGCGGACGTCACCGTCCTGGACGTCGACGTGGACCGGCTGCGCGAGATCGACGCCGTCTACCAGGGCCGCCTGCGGACCCTGGTGTCCAGCGCCTACACGATCGAGCAGCAGGCCCGCGCCGCCGACCTCGTCATCGGCGCCGTGCTCATCCCCGGCGCGCGGGCGCCCAAGCTGATCTCCAACGAGCTGGTGGCGCGGATGAAGACCGGCTCGGTGCTGGTGGACATCGCGATCGACCAGGGCGGCTGCTTCGAGGACTCCCGCCCCACCACGCACGCCGACCCCACCTACCGGGTGCACGGCTCGACGTTCTACTGCGTCGCGAACATGCCCGGATCGGTCCCCAACACCTCCACCTACGCCCTGACGGGCGTGACGCTCCCCTACGCCGTCCAGATCGCCGACAGGGGGTGGCGGCAGGCCCTGCACGCCAACGCCGCCCTGGCCCGCGGCCTCAACGTCCACGACGGCATGCTCGTCTACGACCATGTCGCCGAGGCCCACGGCCTGCCCCACACGCCCCTCACCTCGATCCTCGACTGA
- a CDS encoding histidine phosphatase family protein — protein sequence MGELILVRHGETEWSRARRHTGRTDLPLTARGEEQARALRGALAGRTIATTLVSPAERARRTAELAGLRTDAIDPDLWEWDYGGYEGVSTRTIREKRPGWFLWDDGVVPGDAAHPGETVERVGERADAVLARARPLLAGGDVALVAHGHVLRVLTARWLGLEPALGRLFALDTGTVSALGSEHDRPVVSAWNVPAP from the coding sequence ATGGGTGAACTGATCTTGGTGCGGCACGGGGAGACCGAGTGGAGCCGGGCGCGGCGGCACACCGGGCGGACGGACCTGCCGCTGACCGCGCGGGGCGAGGAGCAGGCCCGCGCGCTGCGCGGCGCGCTGGCCGGGCGGACCATCGCGACGACGCTGGTCAGCCCGGCGGAGCGGGCGCGGCGGACGGCCGAGCTGGCCGGGCTGCGGACCGACGCGATCGACCCCGACCTGTGGGAGTGGGACTACGGCGGCTACGAGGGCGTCAGCACCCGGACCATCCGCGAGAAGCGGCCGGGCTGGTTCCTGTGGGACGACGGGGTGGTCCCGGGCGACGCCGCCCATCCGGGCGAGACGGTCGAGCGGGTCGGCGAGCGGGCGGACGCGGTGCTCGCGCGGGCGCGTCCGCTGCTCGCCGGCGGCGACGTCGCGCTGGTCGCGCACGGGCACGTCCTGCGGGTGCTGACGGCGCGCTGGCTGGGCCTGGAGCCCGCGCTGGGGCGGCTGTTCGCGCTCGACACCGGGACCGTGTCGGCGCTCGGCTCCGAGCACGACCGTCCGGTCGTCAGCGCGTGGAACGTGCCCGCGCCGTAA
- a CDS encoding metal-sensitive transcriptional regulator, which translates to MATSETPTRGYTATKDQLQTRLARIEGQVRGIDRMVEEDRYCIDILTQISAVQAALDKVALGLLDGHVRHCVAEGAEEGKGEAMSTELMAAVGRLMRRG; encoded by the coding sequence ATGGCGACCAGCGAGACCCCCACCCGCGGTTACACCGCCACGAAGGACCAGCTGCAGACGCGGCTCGCCCGGATCGAGGGCCAGGTGCGCGGCATCGACCGGATGGTCGAGGAGGACCGCTACTGCATCGACATCCTCACGCAGATCAGCGCGGTCCAGGCCGCGCTGGACAAGGTGGCGCTCGGCCTGCTGGACGGGCACGTCCGGCACTGCGTGGCCGAGGGCGCCGAGGAGGGCAAGGGCGAGGCGATGTCGACCGAGCTGATGGCGGCCGTCGGGCGGCTCATGCGCCGCGGCTGA
- a CDS encoding MarR family winged helix-turn-helix transcriptional regulator: protein MSEEGIGAGASVDADLETMIQLLGRLVRGLKGGREDAEELIGEVRAAGLGPRHVPALMQLVLHGPVPVGVLAGHMALSPATVSQLVGELERGGFVERRPDERDRRRMIISLSGRHREMIERFAWRRLRPLRVTLETLAPDERSLFLHGWRVLVEAMERADPEASRECGPGGGP from the coding sequence ATGTCAGAGGAAGGGATCGGTGCCGGCGCGTCGGTCGACGCCGACCTGGAGACGATGATCCAGCTCCTGGGCCGGCTGGTCCGCGGTCTGAAGGGCGGCCGCGAGGACGCCGAGGAGCTCATCGGCGAGGTGCGGGCCGCGGGGCTCGGCCCCCGGCACGTCCCGGCGCTGATGCAGCTCGTCCTGCACGGCCCGGTCCCGGTCGGCGTGCTCGCCGGGCACATGGCGCTGAGCCCGGCCACGGTCAGCCAGCTGGTCGGTGAGCTGGAACGGGGCGGCTTCGTCGAGCGCCGCCCGGACGAGCGGGACCGGCGGCGGATGATCATCAGCCTGAGCGGGCGGCACCGCGAGATGATCGAGCGGTTCGCCTGGCGGCGGCTGCGGCCGCTGCGGGTCACGCTGGAGACGCTCGCCCCGGACGAGCGGTCCCTCTTCCTGCACGGCTGGCGCGTCCTCGTCGAGGCCATGGAGCGTGCGGATCCGGAGGCCTCACGGGAGTGCGGCCCCGGAGGCGGCCCCTAG
- a CDS encoding MDR family MFS transporter, which produces MTESPAAKVAPPGGAGNGERLDRQTIVLGLVIVSGTLMAILDTTIVNVALETLGRDFDTGLSTIQWVITGYMLAMGTVIPITGWAVDRFGGRRVWMTSIVLFVLGSILSGAAWNIESLIVFRVVQGLGGGMLMPTGMAILTLAAGPRRMGRIMSIVGVPMLLGPVLGPVIGGWLVQDVDWRWIFFVNLPVGALAFTLAWWKVPHGRGEHATPGIDLRGLLLLPPGFVLLIYGLSTASGNGGFGSPATIAWLAGGVVLVALFALHSLRRRARALIDVRLFADRTFATAAVAVFFVGIALMGSMLLIPLYYQIARGEGALAAGLLLAPQGLGAATAMPLAGVVTDKLGAGRIVPVGIVVLVLGTLPFAMVGSDTSYWLLGGALYVRGLGLGCTMMPTMSAALTTLGRAVVPRASSTLNIIVQLGGSVGTALLAVVLSRQISDRIPQAPGGGGGPAGTGQIPERAREQVAPQLADAFGHTFWIALVLTAVLIVPALLLPRRGAHEHDSVPDAPPMG; this is translated from the coding sequence ATGACCGAAAGCCCGGCCGCGAAGGTGGCGCCGCCCGGCGGCGCCGGGAACGGCGAACGGCTCGACCGGCAGACGATCGTCCTCGGCCTCGTCATCGTGTCGGGCACCCTCATGGCGATCCTCGACACCACGATCGTCAACGTCGCGCTGGAGACGCTCGGACGCGACTTCGACACCGGCCTGTCGACGATCCAGTGGGTCATCACCGGCTACATGCTGGCGATGGGCACCGTCATCCCGATCACCGGCTGGGCCGTCGACCGCTTCGGCGGCCGCCGCGTGTGGATGACCTCCATCGTGCTGTTCGTCCTCGGGTCGATCCTGTCGGGCGCGGCCTGGAACATCGAGTCGCTGATCGTCTTCCGGGTCGTGCAGGGGCTCGGCGGCGGCATGCTGATGCCGACCGGCATGGCCATCCTGACGCTCGCGGCCGGGCCGCGCCGGATGGGCCGCATCATGAGCATCGTCGGCGTCCCGATGCTGCTCGGGCCGGTGCTCGGCCCCGTCATCGGCGGGTGGCTGGTCCAGGACGTCGACTGGCGCTGGATCTTCTTCGTCAACCTGCCCGTCGGCGCGCTCGCCTTCACGCTCGCGTGGTGGAAGGTGCCGCACGGCCGCGGGGAGCACGCGACGCCCGGGATCGACCTGCGCGGGCTGCTCCTGCTGCCGCCCGGGTTCGTCCTGCTCATCTACGGCCTGTCGACGGCGAGCGGCAACGGCGGCTTCGGCAGCCCGGCCACGATCGCCTGGCTGGCCGGCGGCGTGGTCCTGGTCGCACTGTTCGCGCTGCACAGCCTGCGGCGCCGCGCACGCGCGCTGATCGACGTGCGGCTGTTCGCCGACCGGACGTTCGCGACCGCGGCCGTCGCGGTGTTCTTCGTCGGCATCGCGCTGATGGGCTCGATGCTGCTGATCCCGCTGTACTACCAGATCGCCCGCGGCGAGGGGGCGCTCGCGGCGGGCCTGCTGCTCGCCCCGCAGGGCCTCGGCGCCGCGACCGCGATGCCGCTCGCCGGGGTGGTCACCGACAAGCTCGGCGCCGGGCGGATCGTCCCGGTCGGCATCGTCGTCCTGGTGCTCGGCACCCTCCCGTTCGCGATGGTGGGCTCGGACACCTCCTACTGGCTGCTCGGCGGCGCCCTCTACGTGCGGGGCCTCGGGCTCGGCTGCACGATGATGCCCACCATGTCGGCGGCGCTGACGACGCTGGGCCGGGCGGTGGTGCCGCGCGCCAGCAGCACGTTGAACATCATCGTCCAGCTCGGCGGATCGGTCGGCACGGCGCTGCTCGCCGTCGTCCTGTCCCGCCAGATCAGCGACCGCATCCCGCAGGCCCCCGGGGGCGGCGGGGGCCCCGCCGGGACGGGGCAGATCCCCGAGCGGGCCCGCGAGCAGGTCGCGCCCCAGCTGGCCGACGCCTTCGGACACACGTTCTGGATCGCGCTCGTCCTCACCGCCGTGCTGATCGTGCCCGCGCTGCTGCTTCCGCGGCGCGGCGCCCACGAGCACGACTCCGTGCCGGACGCTCCCCCGATGGGATGA
- a CDS encoding oxygenase MpaB family protein gives MHEASEERTDLGLFGPGSVTWHVMGEPVLIVGGIRALLLQALHPRTMWGTAQNSELMDPSAAWARLVRTVEFVRVRTYGTHEEVERVGRRVRRLHSKLTGLDMRTGETFPVDDPENLLWVHMGEVDSYLDVARRAGVPLTARDADAFVDEQRRAAEVVGLDPADVPATVADMRDYYAGMRRQIFACREAREGLRRMFSPAVPRPLLPLKLAAPGLGVLVVSTLPRWARRMYGLPGLPTSDLAATVTLKGLYRTTQVVPERFRYSPDARRARRLTREHETGPAPWSIAS, from the coding sequence GTGCACGAGGCGAGCGAGGAGAGGACGGACCTGGGGCTGTTCGGGCCGGGCTCGGTGACCTGGCACGTCATGGGCGAGCCGGTGCTGATCGTCGGCGGGATCCGGGCGCTGCTGCTCCAGGCGCTGCACCCGCGCACGATGTGGGGCACCGCGCAGAACTCCGAGCTCATGGACCCCTCCGCGGCGTGGGCGCGGCTCGTCCGGACGGTCGAGTTCGTCCGCGTCCGCACCTACGGCACGCACGAGGAGGTCGAGCGGGTCGGCCGCCGCGTCCGCCGGCTGCACTCCAAGCTGACCGGCCTCGACATGCGCACCGGCGAGACGTTCCCGGTGGACGACCCCGAGAACCTGCTGTGGGTCCACATGGGCGAGGTCGACTCCTACCTGGACGTGGCGCGCCGCGCCGGGGTGCCGCTGACCGCCCGCGACGCCGACGCGTTCGTGGACGAGCAGCGCCGCGCCGCCGAGGTCGTCGGCCTCGACCCGGCGGACGTGCCCGCCACCGTCGCCGACATGCGGGACTACTACGCCGGGATGCGGCGGCAGATCTTCGCGTGCCGGGAGGCGCGCGAGGGGCTGCGCCGCATGTTCAGCCCGGCCGTGCCGCGGCCGCTGCTGCCGCTCAAGCTCGCCGCGCCCGGCCTCGGGGTGCTGGTCGTGTCGACGCTGCCGCGCTGGGCCCGCCGCATGTACGGGCTGCCGGGCCTGCCGACCTCGGACCTGGCCGCGACGGTGACGCTGAAGGGCCTCTACCGCACCACGCAGGTCGTCCCGGAGCGGTTCCGGTACTCGCCGGACGCCCGGCGGGCCAGGCGCCTCACGCGCGAGCACGAGACGGGCCCGGCCCCCTGGTCGATCGCCTCCTGA
- the cutA gene encoding divalent-cation tolerance protein CutA — translation MAHSYVQVTTTTDSRAEAAELARSAVAERLAACAQLVGPIASTYWWEGEIESAEEWMVLFKTSADRFDELASLITEGHSYDTPEIIATPVVAGSMDYLAWITEQTEPGEQDEAIAEDDGD, via the coding sequence ATGGCGCACTCATACGTGCAGGTGACGACCACGACCGACTCCCGCGCCGAGGCCGCCGAGCTGGCCCGCTCGGCGGTCGCCGAGCGGCTCGCGGCCTGCGCGCAGCTGGTGGGCCCGATCGCCAGCACCTACTGGTGGGAGGGCGAGATCGAGTCGGCGGAGGAGTGGATGGTGCTGTTCAAGACCTCCGCCGACCGGTTCGACGAGCTGGCCTCCCTGATCACCGAGGGGCACTCCTACGACACCCCGGAGATCATCGCGACGCCGGTGGTGGCGGGCAGCATGGACTACCTCGCCTGGATCACCGAGCAGACCGAGCCCGGCGAGCAGGACGAGGCGATCGCGGAGGACGACGGGGATTGA